The Dermacentor albipictus isolate Rhodes 1998 colony chromosome 2, USDA_Dalb.pri_finalv2, whole genome shotgun sequence genome has a segment encoding these proteins:
- the LOC135903246 gene encoding 3-beta-hydroxysteroid sulfotransferase-like isoform X2 translates to MRVFFVALHANYTERKLQGMDLRKPMHQVIDGVPRCLFIVPETLRENLKFRAQKGDVIQSAFPKSGTHWMMYIVLLNLREGEAMTTYEEFAKEYRLIEYTDIKGWKSCLPMRTFATHLPLSETISEEGKYIYVARNPWDVCVSMYHMVTNLSSYEYQDATFEEFVNVFVSGNFGYGDYFEHVALAYNIRQQPNVLFVTYEEMKKDTRDVIIKVAHFLGERYERALLEDETVLHKMLESSKAERMRNVAVVDFRKSRSPHGKKVLDRSLITCKQGYEGDQRKYGLVRTAKVGGWKEHFTPELLRRMEARISEAETVSSFMDLWKDIRAEAFKLSQGV, encoded by the exons ATGCGCGTATTCTTTGTGGCTTTACACgccaactacactgaacg GAAACTACAAGGAATGGACCTTCGAAAGCCAATGCACCAAGTAATAGATGGGGTACCTAGGTGCCTATTCATAGTTCCAGAGACGCTACGAGAAAACCTCAAGTTCCGAGCGCAGAAGGGAGATGTGATTCAGTCAGCATTTCCTAAGAGCGGGACACATTGGATGATGTACATTGTGTTGCTTAATCTGAGAGAAGGAGAGGCAATGACTACGTATGAAGAGTTCGCTAAGGAATATCGCTTGATTGAGTATACGGATATAAAGGGCTGGAAGTCATGTCTGCCCATGAGAACATTCGCCACGCACTTGCCCTTGAGTGAGACCATTAGTGAAGAAGGAAAGTACATTTACGTTGCCCGCAATCCGTGGGACGTGTGCGTTTCAATGTACCACATGGTTACCAACCTCAGCTCATACGAGTACCAGGATGCCACGTTCGAAGAATTTGTTAACGTGTTTGTCAGCGGGAACTTTGGCTACGGCGACTACTTCGAACACGTGGCGTTGGCTTACAACATTAGGCAGCAACCGAACGTGCTCTTCGTTACTTACGAAGAAATGAAGAAGGACACTCGTGACGTGATTATCAAGGTAGCGCACTTTTTGGGAGAGCGCTACGAACGAGCTTTATTAGAAGATGAAACAGTGCTTCACAAGATGCTGGAGAGCTCGAAGGCCGAGCGCATGCGAAATGTCGCAGTCGTCGATTTTCGCAAAAGCCGTAGCCCTCACGGGAAGAAGGTATTAGACCGAAGCTTGATAACCTGCAAGCAGGGCTACGAAGGAGATCAAAGGAAATACGGTCTAGTGCGAACAGCCAAAGTTGGAGGGTGGAAAGAACACTTCACGCCAGAGCTGCTCCGACGCATGGAAGCTAGGATCAGTGAGGCAGAGACGGTGTCATCCTTTATGGATCTCTGGAAGGACATCCGAGCCGAGGCATTCAAGTTATCGCAAGGTGTCTGA
- the LOC135903246 gene encoding 3-beta-hydroxysteroid sulfotransferase-like isoform X1 — protein MTVVKEVNLYSCGKHEEFLSLGVLRKLQGMDLRKPMHQVIDGVPRCLFIVPETLRENLKFRAQKGDVIQSAFPKSGTHWMMYIVLLNLREGEAMTTYEEFAKEYRLIEYTDIKGWKSCLPMRTFATHLPLSETISEEGKYIYVARNPWDVCVSMYHMVTNLSSYEYQDATFEEFVNVFVSGNFGYGDYFEHVALAYNIRQQPNVLFVTYEEMKKDTRDVIIKVAHFLGERYERALLEDETVLHKMLESSKAERMRNVAVVDFRKSRSPHGKKVLDRSLITCKQGYEGDQRKYGLVRTAKVGGWKEHFTPELLRRMEARISEAETVSSFMDLWKDIRAEAFKLSQGV, from the exons ATGACGGTAGTGAAAGAAGTGAACCTTTACTCCTGCGGCAAGCATGAAGAGTTTCTGTCTTTAGGTGTGTTGCG GAAACTACAAGGAATGGACCTTCGAAAGCCAATGCACCAAGTAATAGATGGGGTACCTAGGTGCCTATTCATAGTTCCAGAGACGCTACGAGAAAACCTCAAGTTCCGAGCGCAGAAGGGAGATGTGATTCAGTCAGCATTTCCTAAGAGCGGGACACATTGGATGATGTACATTGTGTTGCTTAATCTGAGAGAAGGAGAGGCAATGACTACGTATGAAGAGTTCGCTAAGGAATATCGCTTGATTGAGTATACGGATATAAAGGGCTGGAAGTCATGTCTGCCCATGAGAACATTCGCCACGCACTTGCCCTTGAGTGAGACCATTAGTGAAGAAGGAAAGTACATTTACGTTGCCCGCAATCCGTGGGACGTGTGCGTTTCAATGTACCACATGGTTACCAACCTCAGCTCATACGAGTACCAGGATGCCACGTTCGAAGAATTTGTTAACGTGTTTGTCAGCGGGAACTTTGGCTACGGCGACTACTTCGAACACGTGGCGTTGGCTTACAACATTAGGCAGCAACCGAACGTGCTCTTCGTTACTTACGAAGAAATGAAGAAGGACACTCGTGACGTGATTATCAAGGTAGCGCACTTTTTGGGAGAGCGCTACGAACGAGCTTTATTAGAAGATGAAACAGTGCTTCACAAGATGCTGGAGAGCTCGAAGGCCGAGCGCATGCGAAATGTCGCAGTCGTCGATTTTCGCAAAAGCCGTAGCCCTCACGGGAAGAAGGTATTAGACCGAAGCTTGATAACCTGCAAGCAGGGCTACGAAGGAGATCAAAGGAAATACGGTCTAGTGCGAACAGCCAAAGTTGGAGGGTGGAAAGAACACTTCACGCCAGAGCTGCTCCGACGCATGGAAGCTAGGATCAGTGAGGCAGAGACGGTGTCATCCTTTATGGATCTCTGGAAGGACATCCGAGCCGAGGCATTCAAGTTATCGCAAGGTGTCTGA